Proteins encoded in a region of the Paenibacillus sp. E222 genome:
- a CDS encoding fumarylacetoacetate hydrolase family protein, which produces MKLVTFQTNTSQEPLFGFVINERFVVSFAAIMKKQGTFVDSLESMESYLHYLPASYDAAKEMMQYAVKQLHQFNENEISPIAAVNLLPPVPNPAALIDFGLTPRHLRNAGVNLLQREYTGPEREELTSKISEKFQQDPNKVTFSYYKCNHNALIGDGDTIHWPSYSSYLDIEPELAFVTGKGNCIAGYVIFNDSTVRDVQWLDFQAMTGPTRCKDFDRSKGIGPFLVTPDEIDNPLALDVDVRIGERLHWKGSTSEYSAHPAKVIEEVLKVFTPLPGTIIGMGTIPDCCAIETEEWLLPSDRIQITFDKLGTLTQLVPDHVKITEPSRWEKRSDLP; this is translated from the coding sequence ATGAAACTAGTAACCTTTCAAACCAATACATCCCAGGAACCTTTGTTTGGGTTTGTAATTAACGAGAGATTTGTCGTGTCTTTTGCTGCAATCATGAAAAAGCAGGGAACATTCGTTGACAGTCTTGAAAGTATGGAAAGCTATCTTCATTATTTGCCGGCAAGTTATGATGCCGCTAAGGAAATGATGCAATATGCTGTCAAACAGTTGCATCAATTCAATGAAAATGAAATCAGCCCGATTGCAGCCGTAAACCTGCTACCGCCGGTTCCGAATCCGGCTGCGCTTATCGATTTCGGGCTGACGCCAAGACATCTGAGAAATGCTGGCGTAAATCTGCTGCAAAGAGAATATACAGGGCCGGAAAGAGAAGAGCTTACAAGTAAAATTTCTGAAAAATTCCAGCAAGATCCGAATAAAGTAACTTTCAGTTATTATAAGTGTAACCATAATGCATTAATTGGCGATGGGGATACGATTCATTGGCCTTCGTACTCATCCTACCTGGATATCGAGCCGGAGCTGGCCTTTGTTACAGGGAAGGGGAACTGTATTGCAGGTTATGTTATTTTTAACGACAGTACTGTCCGCGATGTGCAGTGGCTGGATTTCCAGGCGATGACCGGACCGACGCGCTGCAAAGATTTCGATCGCAGCAAAGGAATAGGACCATTTCTGGTAACGCCGGATGAAATCGACAACCCGCTGGCATTGGATGTGGATGTACGCATCGGGGAGAGATTGCACTGGAAGGGAAGCACATCCGAGTATTCTGCACACCCTGCAAAAGTGATAGAGGAGGTTCTCAAAGTTTTCACGCCACTCCCGGGCACGATTATAGGAATGGGGACGATCCCGGATTGCTGCGCAATCGAGACCGAAGAATGGCTGTTGCCCTCTGACCGAATCCAGATTACATTTGATAAATTAGGCACGCTCACGCAATTGGTGCCTGATCATGTCAAGATTACGGAACCAAGCCGCTGGGAAAAAAGAAGCGATTTACCTTAA
- a CDS encoding TetR/AcrR family transcriptional regulator, translated as MQTSDRIIEAATRLIKKKGYRGVSTKAIATEAKVNESTIFRQFGSKQGILEAIIERHSDIPQFEKLLKEDATDNPEVDLLNVSQQYRLFFHKNADIILIGIRDKGMFPELDRVLADPPVKLHSLLVEYFERLQKKKVIARQDERLAAMSFLSMCYGFQMSELIHGQYQSQLVTEEDFYKHSVSLFVKGILSQS; from the coding sequence ATGCAAACTTCAGACAGAATCATTGAAGCCGCGACACGGCTCATCAAAAAGAAGGGCTATCGGGGAGTAAGCACCAAAGCCATTGCAACGGAAGCTAAAGTCAATGAATCTACGATTTTCCGGCAATTTGGAAGCAAGCAAGGCATATTGGAAGCCATCATTGAAAGACATTCGGATATTCCGCAATTTGAGAAGTTGTTAAAAGAGGACGCGACCGATAATCCGGAAGTCGATCTGCTGAATGTAAGTCAACAGTACCGATTGTTTTTCCATAAAAATGCGGACATCATTTTGATTGGCATCCGCGACAAAGGAATGTTTCCCGAATTGGACAGAGTGCTGGCCGATCCGCCGGTGAAGCTGCACTCCTTGCTGGTTGAATATTTTGAACGCTTGCAGAAGAAAAAAGTTATAGCCAGACAGGATGAGCGCCTTGCCGCCATGTCTTTTCTCTCGATGTGCTACGGATTTCAGATGAGCGAGCTGATTCACGGGCAATATCAGTCCCAACTCGTCACCGAGGAAGATTTCTACAAGCACAGTGTTTCATTGTTTGTAAAAGGAATTTTGTCTCAGTCATAA
- a CDS encoding sugar phosphate nucleotidyltransferase, whose protein sequence is MHIVLLCGGSGKRLWPLSNELRSKLFIDILPSPAGGRESMISRVCRQLDSSCLTDSTLIISHQDQANITARHTQGKIPVIGEPYKRGTFTAAALATLYLQSFRMAKDDDVICIAPADVFAGEDFFSNFQLLPDILKHSQADIALIGTRPTHASEQYGYILPGGEERNAYAPITQFIEKPEATIAETLLQRGALWNCGVYAFTVEFMISHIKKMGLPVHYDQLSSLYEALPERSFDKHVAEKAQRAVVLPYKGVWQDIGSWDTLCAELDSHVIGHGGISGSSSDSYIINELPYPIQVIGVPGIIAAASPDGILIANKNNSNEIKAQLGNLPLKPMYGEATWGSYRVIESSVEDENTTVTTLNITVLPGKHIGLKWHRAGCRAWTVLAGSGQLLINGQVTQMTLGTQFAMISESVYSIFAETRLVFLEVQIGEPEDENNLLFEEEDWNIIVERAGSYNYGV, encoded by the coding sequence ATGCATATCGTACTGCTGTGCGGCGGCTCTGGCAAAAGGCTCTGGCCGTTATCCAATGAGCTTCGCTCCAAGCTGTTCATAGATATACTTCCATCACCCGCTGGAGGTAGGGAATCCATGATCAGCAGAGTATGCCGCCAGCTTGACAGTTCATGCCTAACGGATTCAACGCTCATTATTTCACATCAGGATCAGGCTAATATTACGGCTCGACATACTCAAGGCAAAATACCAGTAATCGGGGAACCTTATAAACGAGGCACTTTTACTGCGGCGGCCTTAGCGACGTTATATCTGCAATCCTTCCGGATGGCCAAAGATGACGATGTGATCTGTATCGCGCCAGCTGATGTGTTCGCAGGTGAAGATTTTTTCAGCAACTTCCAATTACTGCCGGACATCTTGAAACATTCTCAAGCCGATATCGCTTTAATTGGGACAAGGCCTACACATGCTTCAGAGCAGTATGGATACATCCTGCCGGGTGGGGAAGAACGTAATGCTTATGCGCCCATAACACAATTTATAGAAAAACCCGAAGCCACTATTGCTGAAACTCTGCTACAACGTGGGGCACTATGGAACTGCGGTGTGTATGCGTTCACCGTCGAGTTTATGATATCCCATATTAAAAAAATGGGGCTGCCGGTTCATTATGATCAATTGTCGTCCCTGTATGAAGCGTTGCCTGAACGCAGTTTTGACAAGCATGTTGCAGAAAAGGCACAGCGGGCCGTAGTCCTGCCTTATAAGGGAGTATGGCAAGATATCGGAAGCTGGGATACGCTGTGCGCAGAGTTAGATTCCCATGTAATCGGACACGGTGGAATCTCGGGCTCTTCCTCCGATTCCTATATTATTAACGAGCTTCCCTACCCCATCCAAGTCATTGGCGTGCCAGGTATTATCGCTGCCGCAAGTCCGGACGGCATTCTCATTGCCAACAAAAATAATTCAAATGAAATTAAAGCGCAATTGGGCAACTTGCCATTAAAACCGATGTATGGTGAAGCAACCTGGGGCAGTTATCGTGTCATTGAGAGTTCGGTAGAAGATGAAAATACAACTGTAACCACATTAAACATAACCGTTCTACCGGGCAAACATATCGGGTTGAAATGGCACCGGGCAGGATGTAGAGCGTGGACGGTACTTGCAGGCAGCGGTCAATTGCTTATCAACGGACAGGTCACACAGATGACTCTGGGCACTCAGTTCGCGATGATCTCGGAGAGCGTCTATTCTATTTTCGCTGAAACCAGGTTGGTCTTCCTTGAAGTACAGATCGGCGAACCCGAGGATGAGAACAACCTCCTTTTTGAAGAAGAAGACTGGAATATAATCGTAGAACGTGCAGGATCGTATAACTATGGAGTGTAA
- a CDS encoding DUF6492 family protein yields the protein MSVEPGIRLNNAPKIDVLIPAIEKDLATLPLVINNIRRYVKHPIGGIYIVSPVSTKIRELCSRKNCIFVNERSVLPITKNEIHYQSSRWNRSGWLYQQLLKMNGDSIVKAKYFLVMDADTVLIKPHSFLVEGKTVFYCRDWSQPEYFNTYRKLLGMKAPRPRSFVTHYMLFDKSKLSALKQKIEAVHKLPWYKAIISNINKKKQFGFSEYETYANFMYTKNPGSMVLRSSMNKSLNVNASSLKEQQIRNLALKYRSLSFHKRKIYSKAP from the coding sequence ATGTCCGTCGAGCCTGGAATCCGGTTGAATAATGCGCCTAAGATTGATGTTCTTATACCAGCGATAGAGAAAGATTTGGCTACCCTTCCCCTCGTCATCAATAACATTCGCCGTTATGTAAAACATCCCATTGGAGGCATTTATATTGTTTCTCCGGTCAGCACCAAAATCAGAGAACTTTGTTCCCGTAAAAACTGTATTTTTGTTAATGAGCGATCCGTCCTGCCTATAACCAAAAACGAGATACACTACCAGTCCTCCCGATGGAATCGGTCAGGCTGGTTATATCAGCAGCTGCTCAAAATGAACGGAGATTCCATTGTGAAGGCAAAATACTTTCTAGTCATGGATGCGGATACCGTACTGATTAAACCTCATTCATTTCTTGTAGAAGGCAAAACAGTATTTTACTGCCGTGACTGGAGCCAGCCGGAATATTTCAATACCTACCGTAAGTTGTTAGGCATGAAAGCTCCGCGCCCGCGCTCTTTTGTCACCCATTATATGCTGTTCGACAAATCGAAACTCTCTGCCTTAAAACAGAAAATCGAAGCGGTTCATAAGCTGCCTTGGTACAAAGCGATCATCTCCAATATCAATAAGAAGAAGCAGTTTGGTTTCTCCGAGTATGAAACGTATGCCAATTTTATGTATACGAAGAACCCAGGCAGCATGGTCCTTAGAAGTTCCATGAATAAAAGTCTGAATGTGAACGCTTCTTCGTTAAAAGAGCAACAAATCCGTAATCTGGCTCTTAAATACCGTTCTCTTTCCTTTCATAAACGGAAAATCTATAGTAAAGCTCCCTGA
- a CDS encoding YheC/YheD family protein, with the protein MGVDKLQPLRSKWLKTKLIINNESIKPFIPDTQKYNKTNLKSMISKYGMVYVKPERGTFGMGVIKAEMDSHQHFVYQIEQKRLTFDSFESFYSSLTRLVHKRSYLIQRGIHLLKHNNRRFDIRVMIQLSPTKHWEATGIIGRLGHPKKIVTNYHSGGTPMDIHKLLQSHASTKRRNKLVQEMNELSLRIARHMKKKYPYLMQIGVDIGLDHSLKPWIIEVNVKPDPFIFNQLKDKTMYRKVIRYYRHAFPKKTE; encoded by the coding sequence ATGGGAGTTGATAAATTGCAGCCGTTAAGAAGCAAATGGTTAAAAACAAAATTGATCATTAATAATGAATCAATTAAACCGTTTATCCCCGACACACAGAAATATAACAAAACGAATCTGAAATCCATGATCAGCAAATATGGAATGGTCTATGTCAAACCCGAGAGAGGTACTTTCGGGATGGGTGTTATTAAGGCCGAGATGGACAGTCATCAACATTTTGTCTATCAGATAGAGCAAAAACGCCTGACGTTTGACAGCTTTGAATCGTTTTATAGCAGTCTGACTCGTTTGGTGCATAAAAGAAGTTATCTGATTCAGAGAGGAATCCATCTGCTTAAGCACAATAACAGACGTTTTGACATCCGAGTCATGATACAGCTAAGCCCGACCAAACATTGGGAAGCTACCGGAATCATAGGGCGACTGGGTCATCCAAAGAAAATCGTAACCAATTATCATAGTGGTGGTACACCGATGGATATTCACAAGCTGCTACAATCGCATGCATCCACAAAACGCAGAAATAAACTGGTTCAGGAGATGAATGAGCTTAGCCTGCGCATAGCTCGTCATATGAAAAAAAAGTACCCGTATCTAATGCAAATCGGTGTGGATATCGGCCTTGATCACAGTCTGAAACCCTGGATTATAGAGGTAAATGTCAAACCGGACCCATTTATATTCAATCAATTAAAGGATAAGACGATGTATCGCAAGGTAATACGATATTACCGCCATGCTTTCCCCAAAAAAACAGAATAA
- a CDS encoding glycine C-acetyltransferase, translating into MSSQALDQFLSSSIEDLKTKGLYNVIDTLQGANGPVIRIDGKSLINLSSNNYLGLATDYRLIDASVKASQTYGAGAGAVRTINGTMDLHIELEEKLARFKKTEAVIVYQSGFNCNMAAISAVMDQHDAILSDELNHASIIDGCRLSRAKVIRFKHSDMNDLRQKAKEAKESGQYHKIMVISDGVFSMDGDIAKLPEIVKIAEEFDLITYVDDAHGSGVLGAGAGTVKHFGLSDRIDFQIGTLSKAIGVVGGYVAGKKQLIEWLKLRSRPFLFSTSLPPAVIASCSASVDILMNDKELIERLWENGNALKNGLSQLGYDVGQSETPITPCIIGDEVTTQQFSKRLYEEGVYAKAILFPTVPKGTGRIRNMPTAAHTREMLDQVISVYEKVGKEMKLI; encoded by the coding sequence ATGTCAAGTCAAGCATTGGACCAATTTTTAAGTTCGAGCATCGAAGATCTAAAGACTAAAGGTCTATATAACGTCATTGATACGCTGCAGGGTGCAAATGGTCCTGTTATTCGTATCGACGGAAAGTCCCTAATCAATTTGTCTTCCAATAACTATTTGGGACTGGCAACAGATTACCGCCTGATTGATGCTTCAGTTAAGGCGTCGCAGACATACGGGGCAGGCGCAGGGGCTGTGAGAACAATTAATGGTACGATGGATCTTCATATTGAGCTTGAAGAAAAACTGGCCCGTTTCAAAAAAACGGAAGCCGTTATCGTGTATCAATCGGGATTTAACTGCAATATGGCTGCTATATCCGCGGTAATGGACCAGCATGATGCGATTTTATCCGATGAGCTGAACCACGCTTCGATTATTGATGGCTGCCGCCTGTCGAGAGCCAAGGTGATTCGCTTTAAGCATTCGGATATGAATGATTTAAGACAGAAGGCAAAAGAGGCCAAGGAATCCGGTCAGTACCATAAAATTATGGTCATCTCCGATGGGGTTTTCTCCATGGATGGTGATATAGCAAAGCTGCCCGAAATCGTGAAAATAGCTGAAGAATTCGATCTGATTACTTATGTGGATGATGCCCACGGTTCGGGCGTTCTCGGAGCAGGTGCGGGAACCGTGAAGCATTTTGGATTGTCCGACCGCATTGACTTTCAAATTGGTACTCTTTCCAAGGCGATCGGCGTTGTCGGCGGTTATGTGGCGGGTAAAAAACAACTGATCGAATGGTTGAAGCTGAGAAGCCGTCCGTTTCTGTTCTCGACATCGCTACCTCCGGCTGTAATCGCTTCTTGCAGTGCTTCTGTCGACATTTTGATGAATGACAAAGAGCTGATCGAAAGGCTGTGGGAGAACGGCAATGCTTTGAAAAATGGCCTGAGCCAGCTTGGATATGATGTAGGCCAAAGCGAAACGCCAATCACACCTTGTATCATTGGCGATGAAGTAACCACTCAGCAGTTCAGCAAACGGCTCTATGAAGAAGGCGTTTACGCCAAGGCAATCCTGTTTCCGACGGTTCCGAAAGGAACGGGAAGAATACGCAACATGCCGACAGCTGCCCATACCAGGGAGATGCTCGACCAGGTGATCTCCGTTTATGAGAAAGTTGGCAAGGAAATGAAGCTGATTTAG
- a CDS encoding L-threonine 3-dehydrogenase codes for MDKILVTGALGQIGSELVVKLREIYGVDHVVATDLRSSAHEITRSGPFELLDVTNDKAMFEIAKRYEVDTVIHLAALLSATAEEKPLLAWNLNMGGLMNALEVSRELGCQFFTPSSIGSFGPSTPKDNTPQDTIQRPNTMYGVNKVSGELLCDYYFHKYGLDTRGLRFPGLISYMTPPGGGTTDYAVEIYYAAVTAGRYTSYIAKDTNMDMMYMPDALNAIIELMEADSSRLMHRNSFNVTAMSVDPEAIAAAIRDEFPGFILDYDVDPKRQAIADSWPHSIDATAAKTEWGFLPRYDLKAMTKDMLSQLSERQMLRKA; via the coding sequence ATGGACAAGATTTTGGTGACTGGGGCACTGGGCCAAATCGGTTCTGAGTTAGTTGTTAAATTACGTGAAATTTATGGTGTGGATCACGTTGTTGCTACGGATCTCAGGTCATCAGCCCACGAAATTACCCGATCAGGGCCATTCGAGCTGCTGGACGTGACGAATGATAAGGCGATGTTCGAAATCGCCAAGCGGTACGAAGTGGATACCGTCATCCATTTGGCTGCGCTGCTGTCGGCTACTGCTGAGGAGAAACCGCTGCTTGCCTGGAATTTGAATATGGGCGGATTGATGAATGCACTTGAAGTATCCAGGGAGCTCGGCTGCCAATTTTTCACTCCAAGCTCCATTGGATCTTTTGGGCCTTCGACTCCGAAAGACAATACCCCGCAGGATACGATCCAGCGGCCCAATACGATGTACGGTGTGAACAAAGTGTCCGGCGAACTGCTTTGTGATTATTATTTTCACAAATACGGCCTGGATACGAGGGGGCTGCGATTCCCGGGTTTGATATCTTATATGACGCCTCCCGGCGGAGGAACGACGGATTACGCCGTGGAAATTTATTACGCAGCCGTGACGGCTGGTCGGTATACATCTTATATCGCCAAGGACACAAACATGGACATGATGTATATGCCGGATGCCCTGAATGCTATCATCGAATTGATGGAAGCGGATTCATCCCGGTTGATGCACCGAAATTCATTTAATGTCACCGCAATGAGCGTCGATCCGGAGGCGATCGCTGCAGCGATTCGGGATGAGTTTCCCGGCTTTATCCTCGATTATGACGTTGATCCGAAGAGACAGGCGATTGCCGATAGCTGGCCGCATTCCATTGATGCGACGGCAGCGAAAACAGAATGGGGATTTCTTCCCCGCTACGACCTGAAGGCCATGACGAAGGATATGCTTTCACAGCTAAGCGAGAGACAAATGCTTCGCAAGGCTTAA
- a CDS encoding transcription initiation factor TFIIIB, whose product MRNEECCPECGGTKFGEGKSHGEARVYPMKKMLTLGSDVTHVICITCGFILKSFVKEPHKFEDNK is encoded by the coding sequence ATGAGAAACGAAGAATGTTGTCCTGAATGTGGAGGAACAAAATTTGGGGAGGGCAAGTCGCACGGCGAAGCTAGGGTATATCCTATGAAAAAGATGCTAACATTAGGATCAGATGTTACTCATGTAATTTGTATAACGTGTGGATTTATTTTAAAAAGTTTTGTTAAAGAGCCACATAAATTTGAGGATAATAAATAA
- a CDS encoding radical SAM protein, which translates to MPIEIKDIVSKKILSEVKGYLDIGFTHSLNPYTGCAFACEYCYVREMPIQKFKDIPWGLWVDVKKNAAENYVREVSLLRRKNKPISIFMSSATDPYQPVEQRANITRSLLEEMDKNPPDSLQIQTRSPLVARDLDILLKLKEKCRILVSMTIETDREDVKRIFSPYAPGIDLRVKALKKINDAGIYTQVSISPVLPFSPNFANMIQGITDRIWIDTLLIGDGQMGMRSERLKMPKLFAANGWDKWYEKSIHLKVEKYFKARFPSEIIHVSKNSAYPF; encoded by the coding sequence ATGCCGATTGAAATCAAAGACATTGTGTCTAAGAAAATATTAAGTGAAGTAAAGGGTTATCTTGATATTGGTTTTACTCATTCGCTAAATCCCTATACAGGTTGTGCATTTGCTTGCGAATACTGTTACGTCAGAGAAATGCCAATTCAAAAGTTTAAGGATATTCCTTGGGGATTGTGGGTGGATGTCAAGAAAAATGCAGCAGAAAACTATGTAAGGGAAGTCTCTCTTCTAAGACGCAAAAATAAACCCATAAGTATATTCATGTCATCAGCCACAGATCCTTATCAACCTGTAGAGCAGAGGGCAAACATTACAAGAAGCCTATTGGAAGAAATGGATAAAAACCCACCAGATTCACTTCAAATTCAAACTAGAAGCCCTCTGGTTGCCAGAGACCTTGATATACTACTTAAATTAAAGGAAAAATGTCGGATTCTGGTTTCAATGACAATCGAGACAGATCGCGAAGATGTGAAACGAATTTTTTCACCCTATGCTCCTGGAATAGATTTAAGAGTTAAAGCCTTGAAAAAGATAAATGACGCAGGGATATATACACAAGTATCTATTTCCCCAGTGCTACCTTTTTCACCTAATTTCGCTAACATGATACAAGGTATAACTGATCGAATTTGGATTGATACGCTACTGATAGGTGATGGTCAAATGGGGATGAGATCTGAGCGTTTAAAAATGCCAAAATTATTTGCTGCGAACGGCTGGGACAAATGGTACGAGAAAAGCATTCATCTGAAAGTGGAAAAATATTTTAAGGCAAGATTTCCATCTGAAATCATTCATGTATCTAAAAACAGCGCATATCCATTTTGA
- a CDS encoding helix-turn-helix domain-containing protein: protein MISKKELPLCPVATTVGLIGNKWKLLVMRDLLKGTQRFGELRKSIPEISQKVLTENLRSMEEDGIVIRTVFAEVPPRVEYSLSDLGNSLKPIIFSMETWGLGYQKLNDELPDDIHQSE, encoded by the coding sequence GTGATTTCAAAAAAAGAGTTGCCGTTGTGTCCTGTGGCAACGACAGTTGGCTTGATAGGTAACAAGTGGAAGTTATTGGTTATGAGGGATCTTTTGAAGGGGACTCAACGATTCGGAGAACTTCGTAAAAGTATCCCGGAGATCAGTCAAAAGGTTCTCACTGAAAATTTACGTTCAATGGAAGAGGATGGAATTGTCATTCGTACGGTGTTTGCAGAAGTTCCTCCGAGAGTCGAATACAGTTTAAGTGATTTAGGAAATTCACTGAAGCCAATTATATTCTCTATGGAGACATGGGGCCTTGGATACCAGAAACTCAATGATGAACTTCCAGACGATATTCATCAGAGTGAATGA
- a CDS encoding ABC transporter permease — translation MQESLWMQLSDYFSNHMLTFLNSWKEHLKISLLALMGSTLIGIALGTLSTKYNRSEKWIISLFQTLRIVPSLAILLLLLPIMGTGIRPALVALIILGIPPILMNTVSGLQSVSLSLLESAQGVGMSERQIRWKIQFPVAGPLILTGIKTAAIEIIASATLAAKIGAGGLGEIIFTGLGLNRTDLLLIGGISVAILAIGIGFILDLSERVLFRYKFLQR, via the coding sequence TTGCAAGAAAGTTTATGGATGCAACTGAGTGACTATTTTTCGAATCATATGTTAACGTTCTTGAATTCTTGGAAAGAGCATTTAAAGATCAGTTTATTGGCATTGATGGGTTCTACACTTATCGGGATTGCATTAGGTACCTTATCAACTAAATACAATCGTTCCGAAAAATGGATCATCTCGTTATTCCAAACATTACGAATCGTTCCCAGCCTAGCGATCTTACTTCTGTTGCTTCCTATCATGGGTACTGGAATTAGGCCCGCCCTTGTTGCTCTCATTATTTTAGGAATCCCTCCTATCTTAATGAATACAGTATCCGGGTTACAAAGTGTGTCCTTGTCTTTACTTGAATCTGCACAAGGTGTAGGGATGTCTGAACGACAAATCCGATGGAAAATCCAATTTCCAGTGGCTGGACCATTGATATTGACAGGGATTAAAACCGCTGCGATTGAAATTATCGCCAGCGCCACTTTGGCTGCCAAAATTGGAGCTGGTGGATTAGGAGAAATTATTTTTACCGGTTTAGGACTCAATCGAACGGATTTACTTTTAATTGGTGGTATTTCAGTAGCGATTCTGGCTATTGGTATAGGATTTATTTTAGATCTGTCTGAACGTGTATTGTTTAGATATAAATTCTTGCAAAGGTAG
- a CDS encoding glycine betaine ABC transporter substrate-binding protein, whose amino-acid sequence MKKNIKKKLVLTISITLVLSIILSACGNKTNNHGSTIRIGSKDFTENLIVGELYALALENAGYQVERVPNIAGSIIHSSIVNNDIDMYPEYTGTGLLAVLQMDLMTDPDEVYTKVKEEYKKQFNISWLDYSKANDGAGLVIRTEVSQKLGIKTITDLQKHAGEIRFASQGEVDRRADGIPALEKVYGKLNWKSSKVYDNSLKYEVLRNNEADVAPAYTTEGQLVNKDEFTLLEDDKQVWPPYNLAPVIRDNVLSTDPGIAEVINKVSSVLDTDTVTALNAKVDVDKEEYEDVAKEFYDSIK is encoded by the coding sequence ATGAAAAAGAACATAAAGAAAAAATTGGTTTTAACCATTTCAATCACACTTGTTTTGTCCATAATTTTGAGTGCATGTGGTAATAAAACGAATAATCATGGATCTACTATACGAATTGGTTCAAAAGACTTTACTGAGAATTTAATTGTCGGGGAGCTATATGCTTTGGCTTTGGAGAACGCGGGATACCAAGTAGAGCGTGTTCCTAATATTGCGGGTTCCATCATTCATTCATCGATTGTTAATAACGATATCGATATGTATCCAGAGTACACAGGTACGGGGTTGTTGGCCGTATTACAGATGGATTTGATGACAGATCCGGATGAAGTGTATACAAAAGTCAAGGAAGAGTACAAAAAGCAATTTAATATCTCATGGCTCGATTATTCAAAAGCAAATGATGGAGCGGGTCTCGTTATTCGAACGGAAGTATCACAAAAATTAGGGATCAAGACCATTACTGACTTGCAAAAACATGCCGGTGAGATTCGATTTGCTTCCCAAGGAGAGGTTGACCGGCGCGCTGACGGTATTCCAGCATTGGAGAAAGTGTATGGCAAGCTCAATTGGAAATCATCCAAAGTATATGATAACAGTTTGAAATATGAAGTGCTTAGAAACAATGAGGCTGATGTTGCGCCTGCATATACCACTGAAGGTCAGTTGGTGAACAAAGACGAGTTCACCCTATTGGAAGATGACAAACAAGTATGGCCACCTTATAACTTGGCGCCTGTTATCCGTGATAATGTGCTCTCAACGGATCCCGGCATCGCTGAAGTGATCAATAAGGTTAGTTCGGTATTGGATACAGACACCGTAACCGCACTAAACGCAAAAGTGGACGTAGACAAAGAAGAATATGAAGATGTGGCAAAAGAATTTTATGATTCCATTAAATAA
- a CDS encoding ABC transporter ATP-binding protein, producing the protein MTPTAIEFHDVSKTYSDSNAYAVDHVNLSISEGEFITILGSSGSGKTTLLKMVNRLNDPSHGIIKIFGEDIARVDPVKLRRKIGYVIQQVGLFPHINIEQNIATVPRLLKWDKKKIEDRVQELLALVGLDSENFKRRYPSQLSGGQQQRIGLARALATDPKIMLLDEPFGALDAITRLNLQDELLKIHGGMKKTFLFVTHDINEAFKLGTRVMIMNRGKVCQFDTPREIVTHPADDFVYSLIQSSKEQERFWGNLT; encoded by the coding sequence ATGACTCCAACAGCAATCGAATTCCATGATGTGAGCAAAACATATTCAGATTCCAATGCATATGCAGTTGATCATGTGAACTTGTCGATAAGTGAAGGGGAGTTTATTACAATCCTCGGCTCCTCTGGATCAGGAAAGACAACTTTATTGAAGATGGTGAATCGGCTTAACGATCCTTCCCACGGGATTATTAAAATATTTGGCGAGGATATCGCTCGAGTTGATCCTGTAAAACTTAGAAGAAAAATTGGCTATGTTATTCAGCAAGTAGGCTTGTTCCCCCACATCAATATTGAACAAAATATTGCTACTGTTCCTCGTCTTTTGAAATGGGACAAAAAGAAAATCGAAGATCGGGTACAAGAATTGTTAGCTTTGGTTGGGTTAGATTCAGAGAACTTCAAACGACGTTATCCTTCACAATTGTCCGGAGGACAGCAACAGAGAATCGGTCTTGCGCGAGCATTAGCAACCGATCCCAAAATTATGCTGCTGGATGAACCCTTTGGGGCCTTGGACGCTATTACGCGCTTAAATCTCCAGGATGAACTCTTAAAGATTCATGGGGGAATGAAAAAAACCTTTTTGTTCGTGACTCACGATATTAATGAAGCATTCAAGCTGGGAACCAGGGTTATGATTATGAATCGGGGTAAGGTTTGTCAATTCGATACCCCGAGAGAAATTGTAACTCATCCTGCAGATGATTTTGTGTACTCACTCATTCAATCTTCGAAGGAGCAAGAACGTTTCTGGGGGAACTTAACATGA